Proteins from a genomic interval of Arachis hypogaea cultivar Tifrunner chromosome 10, arahy.Tifrunner.gnm2.J5K5, whole genome shotgun sequence:
- the LOC112717827 gene encoding transcription factor bHLH143-like: MAASNNTCGGATSSSCGSSARRSPVTKGVSEKGLWKLYKRLAAGGSGGHEESEMHEDTEEINALLYSDDDDSDSNDCDDNEVTSTDHSPLVTKRTYGMQEQFQHTTEGVASYDWPNKRPKLVDGDCNRSPQPVDSSSSLRPNENHECISDAESQNYFGAEKVCKSIAGDFQLKKDQIRELLRVLENLIPGAKGKQLLFVNDQTIEYLKFLASKTQYLE; this comes from the exons ATGGCAGCCTCGAACAATACCTGTGGCGGTGCAACATCATCCTCCTGTGGTAGCAGTGCTCGACGTTCTCCCGTGACCAAG GGAGTGAGTGAAAAAGGGCTATGGAAGCTTTACAAGAGATTGGCAGCTGGTGGTAGTGGAG GTCATGAAGAAAGTGAAATGCATGAAGACACAGAGGAAATCAATGCATTGCTTTATTCTGATGATGATGACAGTGATTCTAATGATTGTGATGATAACGAGGTAACAAGTACAGACCATTCCCCTTTGGTTACTAAAAGGACCTATGGTATGCAAGAACAATTTCAACACACAACTGAGGGAGTTGCTAGCTATGATTGGCCTAACAAAAGGCCGAAGCTAGTTGATGGTGACTGCAATAGATCACCACAACCTGTGGACAGTTCCAGTTCGTTAAGACCAAATGAAAACCACGAGTGCATTAGTGATGCTGAATCACAGAATTATTTTGGCGCTGAGAAAGTATGTAAATCAATAGCAGGTGATTTTCAGTTGAAAAAGGACCAGATTCGAGAATTATTGAGAGTTCTTGAGAACTTGATTCCTGGTGCAAAAGGAAAGCAGCTACTTTTTGTCAATGATCAAACTATTGAGTACTTGAAATTTTTGGCGTCCAAAACTCAATACTTGGAGTAA